In Halomarina ordinaria, one genomic interval encodes:
- a CDS encoding DUF7521 family protein — protein MIWVETAIIVVKTVILLLGSGITYIAFRAYRNTGAPALRVLGTGFGVITFGALLAGIAHQILSVSLQMGILINSVLVAIGLAIVFYSLYLERS, from the coding sequence ATGATCTGGGTGGAAACTGCCATCATCGTCGTCAAGACGGTGATTCTGCTCCTCGGAAGCGGGATCACGTATATCGCGTTCAGAGCTTATCGAAACACGGGGGCTCCAGCGCTACGCGTTCTCGGCACCGGATTCGGTGTTATCACGTTCGGTGCGTTGCTCGCAGGCATTGCTCATCAGATACTTTCGGTTTCCCTGCAGATGGGTATCTTGATCAATAGTGTCCTTGTGGCAATTGGTCTGGCGATCGTCTTCTACTCCCTCTATCTCGAACGTTCGTGA
- a CDS encoding transcriptional regulator — translation MSELDRETDKEILEILDANAPCHVMDISRIADRHPVMIDQTCARLHEDGHIFPVGRGIYDVTDEGQRRVGDGSES, via the coding sequence ATGAGCGAACTCGATCGGGAAACCGACAAAGAGATCCTCGAAATCCTCGACGCGAACGCGCCATGCCATGTAATGGATATCTCCAGAATTGCAGATCGCCACCCGGTCATGATCGATCAAACGTGTGCTCGACTCCACGAGGACGGACATATCTTTCCGGTGGGTCGAGGGATCTATGACGTCACAGACGAGGGCCAACGACGGGTTGGGGATGGTTCCGAATCGTAA
- a CDS encoding winged helix-turn-helix domain-containing protein: protein MRHDSAPSEDSPSLQAILVALDDADCRAILRKTAEPMTATELIDACDIPQSTLYRKLELLSQASLVREQDTINPGGGRTTQYERDFDDVTISMDEEDNLSVTVERPPRNADERLADIWSKMGDEL from the coding sequence ATGAGGCACGATTCAGCGCCATCCGAGGACTCGCCATCGTTGCAGGCGATTCTCGTTGCGCTGGACGATGCCGACTGTCGGGCCATCCTCCGCAAAACAGCTGAACCAATGACCGCAACCGAACTCATCGACGCGTGTGACATCCCCCAATCGACGTTGTACCGGAAACTCGAACTCCTCAGCCAGGCTTCGCTCGTCCGCGAACAGGACACGATCAACCCCGGCGGCGGCAGAACCACGCAATACGAACGGGACTTCGACGACGTGACGATATCCATGGACGAGGAAGACAACCTCTCGGTGACAGTCGAGCGACCGCCACGGAATGCCGATGAACGGCTTGCGGACATCTGGTCGAAGATGGGGGACGAACTATGA